The genome window CGGGCACCCTCGGGGTAAAAGGGGCACGGACTGTGGTGGGAGATACCATCTTGCCGAGCATATAGAAGGACAGTCCCCCGAGGAGAAAGCCTGTCAAGAGGATGGCGATAGCGGCAAAGACCCTTTTTCTCATTATCTATTAATTATACTAATCAGGATATAACGTTGTAAAGCGAACTTGACCAAAGAACAATTCATAATATATCCTAAAAAACCGAGCTAGAGGTTAACGACAAAATGCAGATTGCAATGTTTGGGCCGTGGACAGAAGAATTCCGGATGTTCCCCTTGCGATCTTTATTTTACATTTTATTTTTACGGAGGTTCCGATGTTAAAACGCTATCTGCTCGCTCCAGGACCGACACCCGTGCCTTCTGAGGCGCTCCTTGCGATGGCGATGCCGATCATACATCACAGGTCACCAGACTTCCTGCCTGTGCTCGACGCAGCCAAGAAGGGTCTCCAATGGCTTTACCAGACGAAAAACGACGTCCTCATCCTGAGTTCTTCGGGGACGGGGGGGATGGTTGGTTCTGTGAACAACTTCTTCAGCCCCGGGGACAGGGTCCTTGTCATCAACGCGGGAAACTTCGGTGAGCGATGGACAAAGATCTGCAATTCCTACGGACTCTCCGTCAACGAGCTGAAGATTGACTGGGGATATACCGTGAAGCCTCACGACGTCGAAAGGGCATTGAAAAGCGACCCCTCGATAAAGGGTGTCTTTGTTCAGGCCTCGGAGACCTCGACGGGTGTCTATCACGACATAGAGTCCCTTGCGACGATCGTAAGACAGTATGATGACACGATCTTCGTCGTCGATGCGATCTCCGCCCTCGTCGCCCATGACCTGAAGATGGACGCATGGGGCATCGACGTCTTGATCGGCGGCTCTCAGAAAGGTCTCATGCTTCCTCCCGGCCTGGCCTTTGTGGGTGTGAGCGACAAGGCCTGGAAGTTTGCCGACAAGGCAAGATGCCCGAGGTTCTACTTCAATTTCAAGAAAGAGCGGGAATCCCTTGCAAAGAACCAGACGAATTTTACCTCTCCCGTGACCCTCATCATCGGACTGAACGAGTGTCTGAAACTTCTCCAGAAGGAGGGGCTGGAAAAGGCCCTTGAGCGCCACAGGAGACTGGCTGATGCCACGAGGAAGGCAATGAAGACCCTGGGGCTTGAACTCTTCACAAAGGAGTCGCCCAGCAATTCCGTGACTGCTATTCAGGCCCCCGATGGTCTCGATGGCCAGGAGATCTACAAGAATCTCAGGGTTAACTATGGGATTACCGCTGCCGGCGGACAGGGACAGGCCAAGGGGAAGATATTCAGGATCGCCCATCTCGGGTATGCTGATACCTTCGATATTATTACGGCAATCGCAGGGGTTGAGATGGTCCTGAAGTCCATGGGATATCCTATCAAGCTCGGGTCCGGAGTTGCTGTTGCCCAAGAGATCTTGATGAAATAGCCAAGGAGGATGGATGAAGGTTCTCGTTAGCGACAAGCTCTCCCCCACAGGGATCGAGATACTGAAGAAGGCGGGCCTCGATGTTGATCTCAGGACCGGCATGAGTCCCGAGGAACTGAAAGCATGCATCGGTCAATACCATGGTCTCATCATAAGAAGCGCGACAAAGGTCACGGCTGATATCCTCGAGGCAGCGGAAAACCTGAAGGTCGTCGGAAGGGCAGGTTCGGGTCTTGACAACGTCGATAAGGTTGCCGCCACAAAGAAGGGCATTGTCGTTATGAACACGCCCGGAGGCAATACCGTTACAACGGCAGAACACACCATAGCCCTTATGTTCGCCCTGGCGAGACAGATACCCCAGGCAACGGCATCGATGAAGGTGGGAAAATGGGATAAGAAGCGTTTCATGGGCGTTGAACTCTTCAGCAAGACCCTGGGGATACTGGGGCTTGGGAATATCGGTAAAGAGGTTGCCAAGAGGGCCCTCGGCCTTCAGAT of Thermodesulfovibrionales bacterium contains these proteins:
- a CDS encoding alanine--glyoxylate aminotransferase family protein, encoding MLKRYLLAPGPTPVPSEALLAMAMPIIHHRSPDFLPVLDAAKKGLQWLYQTKNDVLILSSSGTGGMVGSVNNFFSPGDRVLVINAGNFGERWTKICNSYGLSVNELKIDWGYTVKPHDVERALKSDPSIKGVFVQASETSTGVYHDIESLATIVRQYDDTIFVVDAISALVAHDLKMDAWGIDVLIGGSQKGLMLPPGLAFVGVSDKAWKFADKARCPRFYFNFKKERESLAKNQTNFTSPVTLIIGLNECLKLLQKEGLEKALERHRRLADATRKAMKTLGLELFTKESPSNSVTAIQAPDGLDGQEIYKNLRVNYGITAAGGQGQAKGKIFRIAHLGYADTFDIITAIAGVEMVLKSMGYPIKLGSGVAVAQEILMK